The Oryzihumus leptocrescens sequence GACCGGCCCTCCGACGGCTGCTGCACGCTGGGCGCCCACTTCACCGACAAGGACGACGTGCAGCGCGTCAAGCGGGCCGTGGCCGGGCTCGGCCCGGACGAGTGGCAGATGCACGACCTCGGCCAGGACGGGAAGTGGACCGAGAAGGAGGACGGCGACCTGAAGACCCGCGTGGTCGACGGCGCGTGCATCTTCCTCAACCGCCCCGGCTTCCCCGCCGGCGACGGGTGCGCGCTGCACCAGCATGCGGTGCGCCGCGGCCTGGAGCCGCACACGGTCAAGCCGGACGTGTGCTGGCAGCTGCCGATCCGCCGCACCTACCGCACGGTCGAGCTGCCGGACGAGTCCTCCTACCTCGAGGTGTCCATCAGCGAGTACGACCGCCGCGGCTGGGGCCCGGGCGGGCACGACCTCGACTGGTACTGCTCGGGCAACCCCGAGGCCCACGTCGGCAAGGAGCCCGTCTACCGCAGCAACCGCGGTGAGCTCGTCGAGCTGATGGGGCAGGCCGCGTATGACGAGCTGGTCGTCCGCTGCGAGGCCCACCTCGCGGTGGTCAAGGCGGCCCGGTCCAAGGGCTCCCGGACCCTGCTGCCGCTGCTGGTCCACCCCGCGACGCTGCAGGCGCAGGCCGCGGCTGGTGAGCCCCGCGCGAAGGCCGGAAAGGCGGCGTCCGGCAAGGCCGGGAAGCCGCCGAAGGCCAAGCGCGACAAGTGAACCGCGGTGCACCGGTGATCGACCAGCCCGCCCCCGACCACGCCATCCCGAGCCCCAACATCTGGGACACCCCGGACGTCTACGAGGTCGAGAACCGCGGGGTCGACCCGGACGGGGCGATCGAGGCCGCCATGCGGGACCTCCACGACTGGTCCGGGCAGCGCCTGCTCGACGTCGGCTGCGGCAGCGGCTTCCACCTGCCCCGGTTCGCGCAGGACGCCGCGTCCGTGGTCGGGGTCGAGCCGCACGAGCCGCTGGTCGACCTGGCCCGGGAGCGGGTCGCCGGGCTGGGCAACGTCGAGGTCGTCGACGGCGCGGCGCAGGCGCTGCCGCTGGAGGACGGCACGGTCGACGTGGCCCACGCCCGGTGGGCGTACTTCTTCGGCCCGGGCTGCGAGCCGGGGCTGGCCGAGCTCGCGCGGGTGCTCGCGCCCGGCGGCACGGCGTTCGTCATCGACAACGACGCCACCCGCTCGACCTTCGGCGGCTGGTTCCGCCGGGCCATGCCGGCCTACGACCCGGTCGCCGTCGAGCGGTTCTGGCGCCGGCAGGGGTGGCAGCGCGAGCAGGTCGACACCCGCTGGCAGTTCGCCTCCCGAGCCGACCTCGAGGCGGTCGTGCGGATCGAGTTCGCCCCGACCGTGGCCGACGGGATCCTGGCCGAGCACGAGGGCACCGGCGTCGACTACGCCATCAACCTGTGGTGGCGCACCTTCGGCTGAGGCATGGCGCCGGGGGTGACGGCCCCGTGTCGGTGGGCTCCCCTACGGTCTGCGGCATGGCTTCAAAGGCAGGGACCAAGCCCAGCTACAAGTGCTCCGAGTGCGGCTGGGCGGCGATCAAGTGGGTCGGCCGGTGCGGGGAGTGCCAGGCCTGGGGCACGGTCAGCGAGGTGGGCGCGGTCTCCGTGCGCACCGCGCCGGCGGCCGTCGTCGAGCGCCCCGCCCTGCCCATCGGCGACATCGACGTCCGGCGGGCCCAGGCCCGCAGCACCGGGGTCGGCGAGTTCGACCGGGTGCTCGGCGGGGGCATCGTGCCCGGCGCCGTGGTCCTCGTCGCCGGCGAGCCCGGCATCGGCAAGTCCACCCTGCTGCTCGACGTCGCCGCGCGCGCGGCCCGCGAGGGCGCGACGGTGCTCTACGTCAGCGGCGAGGAGTCCGCCGCCCAGGTGCGGGTTCGAGCCGAGC is a genomic window containing:
- a CDS encoding DUF3109 family protein, producing the protein MPETPLDIARTWVEFTDPADPAQRFRCDVTWLTSSWTCIYGSGCHGIYADRPSDGCCTLGAHFTDKDDVQRVKRAVAGLGPDEWQMHDLGQDGKWTEKEDGDLKTRVVDGACIFLNRPGFPAGDGCALHQHAVRRGLEPHTVKPDVCWQLPIRRTYRTVELPDESSYLEVSISEYDRRGWGPGGHDLDWYCSGNPEAHVGKEPVYRSNRGELVELMGQAAYDELVVRCEAHLAVVKAARSKGSRTLLPLLVHPATLQAQAAAGEPRAKAGKAASGKAGKPPKAKRDK
- a CDS encoding class I SAM-dependent methyltransferase → MIDQPAPDHAIPSPNIWDTPDVYEVENRGVDPDGAIEAAMRDLHDWSGQRLLDVGCGSGFHLPRFAQDAASVVGVEPHEPLVDLARERVAGLGNVEVVDGAAQALPLEDGTVDVAHARWAYFFGPGCEPGLAELARVLAPGGTAFVIDNDATRSTFGGWFRRAMPAYDPVAVERFWRRQGWQREQVDTRWQFASRADLEAVVRIEFAPTVADGILAEHEGTGVDYAINLWWRTFG